The Arachis ipaensis cultivar K30076 chromosome B10, Araip1.1, whole genome shotgun sequence DNA window TCCAATCAAATTTATGTTTGAAATTGTCTATATATGTAACTGAAACAtgtaaattttaaacaaaaaatatatgcATATAACTGTTAAAAAGTTTCTTCCATCACTGTATtttctctaaaactaaaactttCTATGAAATTTGTTTGGTGTTAACCGTTAACAGATGAAAAATCTTTGGaaatgtacactaaaatcagtcactaaagtcagttattagtataaaatatatgctaaatataaatacatatttaaaataaaatatttatatataaatacattagtgactattttaatgactaattttaatgtacagaTAGTTTCTAAAATCTCCTTCCACTTAGACACCCAAAAAAATCTCCtcaaagagaaaaggacaaactAAACGTGATGTCATGTAGCTGACTTCAGCATTATAGGTCATTCGGGTAGTTAGTGATTTAGTCTCACTTCCCCAATCAAATTACCAATATGACATGTGAAACCCTAAAACATGTAAAACAATAAGCATAGTTTGAGAAAACCCtaagtatattttatttttagtatttttggttTTTACAATTTTGCAAAAACAGTGAAGATAatgattttttctttaaaaaatgtTGGAAAAAAAGTACATAATAATACAGTAGTACCTTTACACATTAAATACATAATGAttgaactcttttttttttgtacttATCTTAAGAATCACTATCCGAGTAGTTCATTGGTTAGCATATTAttattaagaaagaaaaaagaaggaaaagaaaagaaactcgTTGTCAATACATTAGCCACACAAGTGTTACAAGTAGAAGCACATAATGTTATAAAATATCATGGTTCACCAACATTCCCGTCAAAGATTCATCGAGTACACCATAATCTAGAATAATTCAATCCACAAGCAAACCAACTAAAAGGTGCTTTAACATAATTATTGACTTGCTCCTTTAATTTGATAAATGATATCTTTCTCATAATCATTATTTTTGCTCATGAACTTAAACTCAAATTGCTTATAATTCATGACTGATATTTCTACACAATACGTTTAATTAAGCTACTAAATAGTAGTTGTGATTAAAGCAATTCTTTCACtaacaataaatttttaaatagaatttaaatTTGCAACTAATTTGTGACACAAAAATATTTCACGGAATCCTATGAAGTACGGACATTTCGTTGAGTTGTCGTgtccgcgtgtcggacacatttcggataCGACACTCACCGACATTTGTTCGACACGCGTGTCTGTTGTGTCCAAccatatcttaataaaaaataaaaaaaattttctccgGAAATatctggacacacctaaataccatcacgtgtcagcgtgtcctgtcttattcttaacatatatttttaaaataaatttagatatagtatatattattatttattaaaacaaaaaatattttaaatacttgatataattaaaataatacattaaaaataattaaagattttaatttatattttaatatcaataaaatatcaaaatatcattacaatttatttaaaaaatactttatattttatatgtatgcgtgtccccatatcatgtaagattttaaaattcgcgtgtcggcgtGTTTCGTGTCGTGTCGTGTTCCGTGTCTATGCATCATAGACAGAATCTAAAAAATGGTATTCATGTCGGATGAAGATTCCTTTTCTCTCGTGGCTGAAAAGTATCACCATTgttaaaggaagaagaaagagaaaaggagAATCCGAGAACCCAGTAGTAACCCCATCATCCTTCCCCTGCCTTAGTGCCTTTAATCAAAGCTGCAGGAAATGGGGTAGTGCCATTCGTTTCATGGGCATATATGTAAGATTTGATTTGATATCATTTTTATCActtgtctttttctttcttcataagTATGTATTTATATGCTATACATACCAAATTAAAGAGTTGCACTACTCACATACATATCACTATATGAATGAATCTTATCTAAAATCTCGTCCAAGGGCATAAAGCCAAAACTTCATCCACCCCTTTGTCAGTGGGACCCCACTCGCTCACTCTTTTCACAATAATATCTATCTTCCCAAATCCGGAAATCCCacatcaaaaacaaaatttttgtataaaTTTTGTGAATCCATCTTCTTCTACCAGCTAAGATCATTCATAGCCAGCTATAAAGGAAAGTAGGAGACAAGGtctcaaaaaataaaaactattggACATATTTCCTCCCTAACAAATTGTTTATCAATGACTACTCATATTAAATTATCTTCATGTGAAGATGATAATTAAGAACTATTCAATAATttgaaatatttaattaaattattatctaattatTTTCAATTATTATCTCTATATGAAGACAATTTCACAAGAATAATTACCTTATTTGTCAATTACCTTATTTGTCACTTGAAATAAGTCTGCAATGTTTGTAATTCAACATATTTAAATGTAAATTGTGTCTAAATGTATTGATTTATGAACGGAGTCAATTTTCATAACAACATATATAGTGGTTCTTATGAAGTTTAGACCATAGTGACTACAATAGTGGGTGGTGGCTTATTTTGTTGTTAAATTCAGCGATTAATATCTTAAGTTTCAAATTTTACAAGTCAAACAAAACTCAACAGTTAGGTTGTTGTCTCAACATAAATGAGACCATGTACTTTCGTGTCTATGTTTTAATAGACATGTATACCAAAAACAAACTATGTTTTAATAGACATGTATACCAAAAACAAACGCTGCCTTATTGATCaatcaaacttaaaattgactATTACGTGACACCTCCCAGTTTACAAAATTGTTTTGATTAAAACAAAGTTGGCAGTCTTCAATTCACTCATCCAGTTACAAGGCTTCCTAATTTGGCAACTTGGGTTAAAACAATGTGGTTTAGGTCCACCGTCACTAGAGGCAAGGGTAGCACCAAAGGAGGGACCAACTAGCAAGGTTAAGATGGTGAAGATGGTGAAGCTGGCAAAAGCGTGGTGGCCGGAGGTGGGGAGTCGTAATGGGTGGGGATGGGAGGAAAGGGGGTCTGCTAGTAAACAAAGTGTAACCTTGAAATTGATACATAGATATTATATGCCTTATGCCTGTGTCATATTGACCAAGTCCATCACAATCTTCTCGAGATTGTAATGCATCATGCAAAGGGACCAAAAGACACATAGTTTTCCAGAAATCTGCTTAAGAACTAATAAATCAAATCCATTTACCctcatattatttatatttatacgaATTATAAGTGCATATGCAGCTGACACAAGTTGATAAAAAATTTGTGTGGATGCAATGCAcggcacacacacacacaaccaaaagaagaagaagaagaagaagctttcAACTATGTGCTTGGCCTAAAAATCAATTCCCTGTCACATGAATGTCACAACTAAAACCAGAGAACGTCAAAAACAAACCTTCCAGTTTTTAATACAATGGACCTGGTGGAGTACTACCAAATCCAGGACACTGCAATGATTCATGTGAATTTGGGTTTAGGCACATGGCCATTTGGATACGCAGGACTAAGCTTTTGAATCCAATGCCGAAGACCTTTCTTATGATCATGGGAAAGAGGGTTTTGTACCAGAGTCAGGGTCCCGTCTTGGGCAAGCGAGGATTCGAATTGCTCTAATACCTTAACAATCTGCCAGAAATCCGGCCTCTTATCGGGTTGCGAGGACCAACATTGCTCAATTAAAGCTCGCATAGCAGGTTGGCAGTCAGAAGGAATAACTGGCCTTGAGTtctgaaaagataaataaataataacacgTCACAGAATTACTAGAGACAAGAACTAATAAGCTGCCAAAAAGAAACAAAACTGTTTACCAGAAAACCACAATTACCCCCACATTGGTTGATCCTATGAATTAAATATGCTCCATTTGACTAACCTATCATCTTAAATGGGATATCATTCAAGAAGACATCAGAACTTGTAACCATTTAAGATATGTATATCAATGTTTTAGCTTTATAAATCAACCTGcataaattcaatttaattttctcTTGTGACTGTTCGCCACACATGCCAAGATACATTAATGGTAGCTGCTTTtagatttttctaaaaatttgaaaactaatgtATCTGAACACAGTATTAAAGAACACGATATCACATCATGAAAACCTTGCCCACATGATATTCTTATGAATCAAAGCCTGTACAATTTAATTACAGAGGACATACCTTATTTACTACAGCAAAAGCAGCCTGGATTGGAGTCATTTCCTCATATGGTATTGTTCCAGTCAACATTTCCCATAACATAAGCCCAAAACTGTAGacatcaacctttctcccataGGATTTACGTTTGATCATCTCAGGCGCCATCCATCGGTAGGTGCCCGGGTCATCAGCCAATAAATCACAGACTACCTCCTCACAAGCAATTCCAAAATCCGCAATTTTGAGGTGGGAGTCTTCGTCAATGAGAACATTCTCTGGTTTAAGGTCTCGATGAATGACACCTTGAGAGTGTATATATTCCATCCCGCGAGCAATATCTAGAGCAAAAGTTATTAGCTTTTGTAGAGACATAGGTTTGTGCTGCAACTTATGCAAGTATGCCCTCAAAGAACCTTCTGATAGATACTCTGTGATGATACAGTAAACCGGTGGCTTTCTGCATGCTGCTACTAACTGGAATCAGATTAAAATATTTGagaaaacatatataaatattaacaGCATCATTATTACACTACATTATGTCAAATCCAtgagaagaccatccatgaggtggtcaaacgagatctacatgtaaacggtctctctgtagacatgatacatgacagagttcaatggcgtcgtttgattcatgtagccgaccccacctagtgggacaaggcttcgTTGTTGTTTGTATGTCAACATGATATTAACTTGCAAATCAGACCAAAAAATTAGCTATACCAATCTTATTCAACTAAGGCATGAGAGACAGTGTTTGTAATAGGCATATACTCTTCACAACAGCATACATAGCCATATACCAAAAAAGGGAAAATATCATTTTACCTTTATAACATTCGGATGGTGAAGATGAGATAAAAGGGTGGCTTCTCTAGCGAACTGATTCTCTAACCGAGAAGCCAAGGTTCCATTTTCATCATCATCAGGTACTCTAATAATTTTAACTGCAACAGACTCTTCCTTATATACACCATGATAAAGCCGACTATGAGCGCCATGAGCAAACTTAAGGCCAAGAAACAACTTAGAGAGGTCAACATTCCATCGTTCATCTGTTTCGGTAACCTTTCCTCCTCCACTGTTGTCTAAACACTTGGTCCAGGCTAAATCCTTTTGGTGGTTTGAGTTATTATCTGGTTTCACTAGCCCATTTGGACTATTGGAACGCGATTTCAACCTCAAAACCTTACTTTCCCCAAGCTCCTTGCTCCGCAACTTATCCATGTTTCCCTCATTGCTGGGCTTCCCCCTAGGACCTGGTGTTGAGAACCTCTTTTGATCATGCCGTGCTTCCCTAAAGGTATCAGAAAGCGAAGTTTCGGGCAAGGGTGAAGAAGATCTCTGCGGGTAAGAAGGTCTTGATTTCAGACCTGAATTGTGCTCTGTCTCAATGCTGAGAGGAATAGAAGCAAGTGTCGAAGGATTCAAGCGGTGGCACACAGTATGAGAGAATTTTGTCCTCCTTAACCAAGAATTGTGATCTTCACCCATTTTATTCCCAAGTTTCCCCCCTTCAAAACCTAATTAAAGGTCTCGTAACAAAATTTCAAACTTCTCTAGGCCGCAGCttgaaaattgcattaaaaaactAGCTCAAAAACCTATATTTCTTTCTTCAGATCCTTCAACAACAACTAGTGCAAAAATCTAAGCAAAAACATCTGATTCTTATCTAGAAAATGACCAACTGATTCAAAACcccgaaaaaaaaaaacggaaggATTGGTTCAAATTAAGAGCTGCAGAGTTACAAAGGTAATTAAGAGGAACACTAATGAGCAATGAATCAAACAGTTGGTGACCTTACAGAAACTCTACAGCCAAACACCCCTTATAGGATCAAAGTCAGATCCCACCTTCCGTAAAAGCCTGgcataaagaagaaagaaacaaaacaaaacaaaacaaaacaaaacaaaacaagtaTATTATCtaacagaaaaggaaaagaagaaacaaTGCATAATAAACAAagtgaagagaaaaaagaaaatgacTTTATTCATGAGGAAGAGGTGCATTAAGGTGTTACCTCAAAGGGGATTATAAGGCTTTTAGGAAGATGGAAAGATCAAATCGCCATGGAAGAAAGGGTGTTCCTGGGTGGCTTAATACACATGACGAGGAAGTAGTAATTATAATGCGATGTTGTTGTTGGGAATGAGAATAAGGGTGCAGCAGCGAATCCCATGTTTTGGTGAACGAAAGAGAATCCTTGTTTtgctcctcctcttccttctatCAGACCGTAGATTACGattgaaattgaattgaattgaattgaatgagaTGAGAGATGGCAATGCATGATGCATGATGATGATGTGTCAGTGTGTGGAATAACACTCATCATGGACGTGCTGGTGGAATGTGGGGTCCACCCTTGTGGAACCCACGTGTCAATATCACAGAGAATGTAGTACGGTTGGACTTTCTCATAGTGCGATATATATATGCTTTTTTAGGTGAACACGCATTATTGATGGAATATAATAATCACGAGACCCGAATCTATATTCTAGGGTTTACGCCTCTTGATGGATCTAATAAATTAATCCAGTCCAATACCAAAACAAACTTTACCACTCTGTACGGTTTGCACGGATTCAACTCTATTCTCGTtaattttgttttccttgttcCGCGAACTAGTAAGTAGTAATCGGCAATTGTGATTAGTTTACTAGTCTAGGTTTTTTAATTCTAATTCCTTAATTGGATCTGGGATTAATCAAATTTGCAATATTTGGGCCTCAATATTTGGACTGGTTATTTGGGCCGTTCATTTGAAATTGGAGTTTAAAATAGTTATGGGTATTATTCAACTATGGACTGAAATAGAAAGGCCGAGAGATCAATCATCAAAGATGGTCCTTAAATGAAACTAGAATCTAATTTAGGTGGCTGCTTATTCGGTGATATATCATATATGGCAAGCAACGTATCTCAAATACGGGTGGCAATAGGTagagtagggtagggtttggatccaaCTCTAATTCTACtcgcgggttgagaatatcccaaTTCTAATCCTATCCGTTCTTAACCTGCAGGTACccgaccctacccgcgggttacaaaaaatatataatattattatataacttaatgataatttaaaatagaactgatttttatgtaaaaaaaaatattaaattatcaattaatattttCCTATAATGCAtggacactgacacggacacgggacacgacacgacacgggacacgtcgacacgcgaattttaaaatcttacatgacacggggacacgcatacatataaaatataaagtattttttagataaactgtaatgatattttaatattttattgatattaaaatataaattaattttttaaattatttttaatgtcttattttaagtatatcaaatatttaaaatattttttgttttaataaataataatatatactatatctaaatttattttaagaatatatattaagaataagaccggagacgctgacacgtgatggtatttaggtgtgtccaagtgtgtccggagaagaattttttattttttattgagacacagtttggacacagcagacacgcgtgtcggacaagtgtcggtgagtgtcgtgtccgacACACAGACACGGCAACTCAgcaaagtgtccgtgcttcatagataTTTTCCTTTTAATAGTTAAGGATCTTTTatatttagtgagaggtctttggttcaacatccacttaaaatatatttttatataaatatataacataaatatatatagagtgcGGGTTAGTCGGAtagggttgaggctcaacccgcaccctacccgacccgcacgaGAATCCTACCCGTACCCTATCCTACCCGCTGTGGATCGAAttggcaaccctacccgatcAGATGGGTCGGATTGGATAGCCGCAGattaggggtgcacagacccggcccggcccgaaggcccggcccggtcccgaatactttagggactaatttggtgtgatttcatcgggtctagggtcgggtacgggtctcaaaaatagacccggtcattgtttcgggtcgggtccgggccatagctcgggtcacccgaagtcggcccggtggcccggtcatcatacacaattaatattttgtgttattagtgatagatcatgactattcttatgtggaatttaagtattgtaaaccttaatattttgtgttattagtcattataagactataaattaatgttttatgtttagaatgcataagactttagactaatacataagattgtgttatttgtattgatttaaatattagtattgattgtggttatgctttagtattgattgtggttatgctttaattttgaagaagggttggttcttgttatatttttctaagtgaattttaccatgttaactaatagttggagtcttggaaatttaaatttttttacatgctagcttacaagaaggtatcaacgtaatgtaatgttaacggcccggtttttacccggttttcacccggtataattgtggcccgaaagtgtattggtttcatcgggtctagggtcgggtttgggtctaataaatagacccggtgtatatttcgggccgggtctgagtcacatcaaacccggcttcatccggcccatgtgcacccctaccgCAGATAAatacatattgccacccctaatCTCAAAGCGACTTTCCATTTTAATATAGTCATATAGGGTCAAGGGAAGAAGAACCTAAAGAGAGATTCTTCCTTGGGTCTAGCCGTCTAGGTACAATAGTTTGTTAAGTATAAGGTGGTATTAAACCTACTAATCCAAAGATGACTACTTCTGCCATATTACTTTCATTGTTGGTAACAAAACTTTTAAGAACGATCCTTGGCAATACAAAATAATGTTCGTGAtgaaataaatacaaattaataacATTTTCGTTGAGAGAAAGTATAAAAAACCAACTTTACTGTAAGTTCATttgaataactttttaaaaattaggattttaaagatcaaacCATTGACATCGTGCTCCGATTGCCGCGAGTCTGGTTTATCGGAGTCCAATGAAATCCGCACGTCGCAGTAAAGAGAATTGAAAGCGGGAAGAATGGCAACGCcgtctaaaaaattttttttatttaacttgGGATGTTTTTTTcagaaaaaattattataaaaatttgttagaaagatttaattattaaaaagaatctttaacattaaaattatttaaaaagactaattttatattatttaaaaaaggaCTAAATTTTTTTGTGAAGAAATAAATATATCtttagattattttttatttatttctttttttgtaaacatattttttttaattatctattatattcaaatttttattcttCGTCTATAATTTATAGAGACATTTGTTACTGCCAATCACAAAACATAACATTTGGGAGTATACTAATATCTTACTATTATCATATATAGAGTAGTCAATAATGAATATCAAATAAATTATTCAAAACTTGTGGAATTTGTCTCGAGAGATCTCTTTCTTCAATTATTCAAAGCTTAACCCTTGAATCAAATGCAATAATCGGTGTTGATCTAATACCTTTGTGATAGACACCCGACTCAAAGGTAAGTTGATTTTTCAATGCTGCATTTGGTATACCCTTGCACAAACATTACTATTGAGTAATATGTTTCTTTCAAATTTGTTTTTAGATTTTAATGTTTTTTAGATTCCTCGAAAGCAAGGATATACCAAATACAGCATTAGAAAATCAACTTACTTGCCAGGAGTTGTCTATCACAAAGGTATACAAATATTTCACGCCAGAGACCAATTAGATCAACACCGATTATTGTATTTGATTCAAGGGCTAAGCCTTGAATAATTGAAGAAAGAGATCTCTCGAGACGAATTCCACAAGTTTTGAATAATTTATTTGATATTCATTGTTGACTACTCTatatatgataataataataagacaTTAGTATACTCCCTACTACTTCCAGGTCTTACGTTTTGTGATTGACAGTAACAAATGTCTCTATGAATTATAGATGAAGAATAAGGATTTGAGTATGATagataattagaaaaaaaaataaaaaaaataaataaaaaaataatctaagaATATATTTGTCTCTTCACAAAAAAGGTTtggtctttttttttaaatattataaaattagtcCTTCTGTTTGGTTAACTAAGGGGATTGGTTAGTTAATTAAGTGACAATAACATTTCAGCGCAACCGTAATTAGAACTGGgcatatatattattttctacATAAAACATGCATGTGCATGGGACATTTCACATTTGTGAAGCACTCGGAAAGGGTTAacgaataagaaaaagaaaaaaaggggggTAAAAATGCAAACTCTTCATTCTCCCTCTTAATAATAAGATACAATGTTACAAAACCTCAACCGCTGTACAATGCATAGTGGATAGCTTGTCCAACAAATCAACCGTTAACATGGAAgctcttggctttggctttggaatAATCCTGTGAGATTGTTGAGAATATcccattgatgatgatgatgataataaaggGGTTGTTGAAGTGTTCCTTTCACATGGACCTAACCACTTAGCTTGCATGTACCTATGCTTTCTCCATGGCCCCAtgtgcattttcttttctttcatgcACCTTTTTGCAGCCATGCATAAGATCTTGATCAAGTTCGTTAGTCTCTCCACCTTCCCCACAAACACTTCCGGGAGCCGCCGCACCAGCCGGTTATAGTCCTCGCTTCCCCTCGCCATCTCGAACTCCGCCCGGAAGTTTAGTTCTATCATCACTCTTATTACCTCCCCTTTCTTTGAGCTTGTAGTGTCTATCACATCCAAAAACTTGTGTTCACCTGCACacagttattttaatattaagatttagataaataatttaaaagtgtagtgtatttttatttaattagtgaTTATTCATATTGTTTAAAGAGACTTGCTACACATATAAGTCTTTTTGGCATACAAGTTTATATAAGTTAattctaacttaataaaattcacttttataatgtaagaaataagaagaaaaattttaaattatacaaaatttatcaatacacatacataaaaaatttttaaacaatataatataaatgacttgtataaaCTTGTATGTGTAAATAACTTGTATGTGAAGAATAATTCTTGTTTAAAATGAtcattgtttacctagcacttcccataatttaattaaaagtgataaatattttttatgaaggGGTTAGTGACAATAACCAATATCTAATTCAAATGACAAGACGTTCTTATCCATATCAATTTTCTAAGTAACTTTTTTATCCCTAACTCACTTTTGAATTGTGCACCTACCATTCAATATTCTTATGATTTACACTTTAATACTCCCACTAGCTAGGTGTAATCTTATAAAAATAACCCTACAGATAAAGTGTAGAGTTAATTAATAATCTAGTGAGGATTTTGAAAAGGGTAATTAATTTAACACTTTTTCaggtgaaaacaaaataaatggaataaaataatttaatatatggTGAATATTCATCAATATTTTTatctaaatataataattaaaagtttttttggacaattttaccctttaaataaaaataaaaatattaaaaaaaaaaactgatttATATATTTGTGTTGTCGctgtatttttagttttaaaatactTGGCAAAGAAACAAAGTAATATCAATTATCTGTATTTGTGACTGTAATGTTTGCATATGTCTTTGTATCAATGATGTATTTGATGCATTATTCTTGAAATTAATCTATTCAACTAGTTAGTACATGCATCACAAAACGAAAATAATCAAAGGAAAAAAACAAGACAAAAGGAAGAATATTTGCCTATTTGGTTTCAATCTAATCTTAGACCCAccttaaagattttttttattaagagaGGCGAACAAGTCAAAGAAAATATAATAAGAAAACAACTCCACTAAAAAACTAATTAGAGGTTTAATCAACTAAAACCAActagtaattaaattaatttattaaaaaaatataaaaaaattaaaaattaaaaaaatatctaatcctaattcctaataaTAACAAACACCCAAATTTATTGTTTAGattattttagaaattaaattaaaaggaaGTTAACTTATCTTGACTTATGACCTACTTGGTTTCCATAGTTTTCCATAAGGAAAAAAGAATGAGCAAGTTGGAAGACAAAATTGTACAAACCTGAAGGAATGTCTGGTGAGCTTCTCCATTTGGTTTTACAGATG harbors:
- the LOC107623505 gene encoding serine/threonine-protein kinase HT1, producing the protein MGEDHNSWLRRTKFSHTVCHRLNPSTLASIPLSIETEHNSGLKSRPSYPQRSSSPLPETSLSDTFREARHDQKRFSTPGPRGKPSNEGNMDKLRSKELGESKVLRLKSRSNSPNGLVKPDNNSNHQKDLAWTKCLDNSGGGKVTETDERWNVDLSKLFLGLKFAHGAHSRLYHGVYKEESVAVKIIRVPDDDENGTLASRLENQFAREATLLSHLHHPNVIKLVAACRKPPVYCIITEYLSEGSLRAYLHKLQHKPMSLQKLITFALDIARGMEYIHSQGVIHRDLKPENVLIDEDSHLKIADFGIACEEVVCDLLADDPGTYRWMAPEMIKRKSYGRKVDVYSFGLMLWEMLTGTIPYEEMTPIQAAFAVVNKNSRPVIPSDCQPAMRALIEQCWSSQPDKRPDFWQIVKVLEQFESSLAQDGTLTLVQNPLSHDHKKGLRHWIQKLSPAYPNGHVPKPKFT
- the LOC107624081 gene encoding uncharacterized protein LOC107624081, producing MGGTTMGGRVTRFLSSRRRVKTLEFSYVVEQPQHETSCVVGDVEFEFLDDANIYSACSSDDSNEIELDQHHDDDQDNDDDTCNLEDNRTFWDNQHQILQANVCRTSSLESRIRHATKEALQEIQSEESVCGCGREMAAATSCRSCLMREVSRRLQKAGFDSAICKTKWRSSPDIPSGEHKFLDVIDTTSSKKGEVIRVMIELNFRAEFEMARGSEDYNRLVRRLPEVFVGKVERLTNLIKILCMAAKRCMKEKKMHMGPWRKHRYMQAKWLGPCERNTSTTPLLSSSSSMGYSQQSHRIIPKPKPRASMLTVDLLDKLSTMHCTAVEVL